The Candidatus Rokuibacteriota bacterium genome includes a window with the following:
- the nhaA gene encoding Na+/H+ antiporter NhaA has translation MSGRLHPRQAGLLLRPFQAFFELEAAGGIVLLVCAAGALVWANGPAADAYFRLWRSLITVGAGSLILSKPLLPWVNDGLMAVFFFVVGLEIKRELLTGELSSFRKAALPMIAAVAGMAAPAVIYAALNVGQPTMRGWAVPMATDIAFALGVLALLGRRVPVALRIFLTAVAIVDDLGAVVVIALFYTAELSWAGLGIAALVFAVLILVNRAGVHHPAVYGLLGLLLWVAVLKSGVHATVAGVLLAMTIPARRRIAPDAFLERGRRLLDAFAKSRRAHDLTEDQRDAVYSLEVACQQVEAPLTRMEHALHPWVAYAVMPVFALANAGVALPADFAAALGDRITLGVILGLVLGKQAGVTVSCWLAVRLGAAALPTGATWRQLYGVAALCGIGFTMSLFVASLAFTDPAALDRAKLGVLAASLTSGVYGFAVLARGRPIEQDGGERE, from the coding sequence ATGTCCGGGCGCCTGCACCCGCGACAGGCGGGTCTGCTTCTCCGGCCTTTTCAGGCCTTCTTCGAGCTCGAGGCCGCCGGCGGCATCGTGCTGCTCGTCTGCGCCGCCGGCGCCCTAGTCTGGGCCAACGGGCCAGCCGCCGACGCGTACTTCAGGCTGTGGAGAAGCCTGATCACGGTGGGCGCAGGCTCGCTCATCCTGTCCAAGCCCTTGCTCCCGTGGGTCAACGACGGCCTCATGGCCGTGTTCTTCTTCGTCGTCGGACTGGAGATCAAGCGCGAGCTTCTCACCGGCGAGCTCTCCTCATTCAGGAAGGCCGCGCTGCCGATGATCGCGGCGGTCGCCGGCATGGCCGCGCCCGCCGTCATCTACGCCGCGCTCAACGTGGGGCAGCCGACCATGCGGGGGTGGGCCGTCCCGATGGCGACGGACATCGCCTTCGCCCTGGGCGTGCTCGCCCTGCTCGGACGGCGGGTCCCGGTCGCTCTCAGAATCTTTCTCACCGCCGTCGCCATCGTGGACGACCTCGGCGCGGTCGTCGTCATCGCGCTCTTCTACACGGCGGAGTTGTCGTGGGCGGGCCTCGGGATCGCAGCGCTGGTGTTCGCGGTGCTCATCCTGGTGAACCGGGCGGGCGTCCACCACCCGGCGGTCTATGGCCTTCTCGGTCTCTTGCTGTGGGTGGCAGTGCTGAAGTCCGGCGTCCACGCCACCGTCGCCGGAGTCCTCCTCGCGATGACCATCCCGGCGCGCCGCCGGATCGCCCCCGATGCGTTCCTGGAGCGCGGCCGCAGGCTTCTCGACGCCTTTGCGAAGAGCAGGAGGGCGCATGACCTGACCGAGGACCAGCGAGACGCCGTGTACTCGCTCGAGGTCGCTTGCCAGCAGGTCGAAGCGCCGTTGACCCGGATGGAGCACGCGCTGCACCCGTGGGTCGCCTACGCGGTGATGCCGGTCTTCGCGCTGGCGAACGCCGGGGTGGCCCTGCCCGCCGACTTCGCCGCCGCCCTGGGCGACCGGATCACCCTCGGCGTGATCCTCGGCTTGGTCCTCGGGAAGCAGGCGGGCGTGACCGTGTCCTGCTGGCTGGCCGTGCGGCTCGGCGCAGCGGCACTCCCGACGGGAGCGACGTGGCGGCAGCTCTACGGCGTGGCCGCCCTGTGCGGGATCGGGTTCACGATGTCGCTGTTTGTCGCCAGCCTCGCGTTCACCGACCCCGCCGCCCTGGACAGAGCCAAGCTCGGGGTCTTGGCCGCCTCGCTCACCTCGGGAGTCTATGGCTTCGCGGTCCTGGCGCGGGGCAGGCCCATCGAGCAGGACGGCGGGGAGAGGGAATGA